One window of the Populus trichocarpa isolate Nisqually-1 chromosome 9, P.trichocarpa_v4.1, whole genome shotgun sequence genome contains the following:
- the LOC18101948 gene encoding cyclin-dependent kinases regulatory subunit 1 — MGQIQYSDKYFDDTFEYRHVVLPPEVAKLLPKNRLLSENEWRAIGVQQSRGWVHYAIHRPEPHIMLFRRPLNFQQQQENQVLAK; from the exons ATGGGTCAGATCCAGTACTCCGACAAGTATTTCGATGACACTTTTGAGTACAG GCATGTGGTGCTTCCTCCTGAAGTCGCCAAACTTCTCCCTAAGAATCGCCTCCTCTCTGAA aatgaGTGGCGTGCGATTGGAGTTCAACAAAGCCGTGGGTGGGTCCATTACGCGATCCATCGCCCGGAGCCACACATTATGCTGTTTAGGAGGCCTTTGAACTTTCAGCAGCAACAGGAGAATCAA